A window of Campylobacter cuniculorum DSM 23162 = LMG 24588 contains these coding sequences:
- the hemH gene encoding ferrochelatase — translation MRLVLFLNMGGASSLEECEVFLKNMFNDPYILGIKNAFLRKMVAGIISQLRLKTMQENYRQIGGKSPLNELTLSLCQKLNLKCENSSTKKEWKFDFVNLYVSPFAKEVLQKYKLTQNDEIVLFPLYPHHSQTTVGSSVEVLKKEIAQLNCKAELKIVEVFYKHQFYNQMLVDDILKAKQKFTVAKTLIFSAHSLPISLIKKGDLYEKHVVEHTEILKEKLKDNFDEFILSYQSRLGPVKWLEPHTGNILANLKNEALIYPISFCIDCSESVFELEIEYRKIAQKDYKVIACPNDSENFMKFILMDLENL, via the coding sequence ATGAGACTTGTTTTGTTTTTAAATATGGGCGGGGCAAGTTCTTTAGAAGAATGTGAAGTTTTTTTAAAAAATATGTTTAATGACCCTTATATTTTAGGCATTAAAAACGCTTTTTTAAGAAAGATGGTTGCGGGAATTATTTCTCAATTGAGACTTAAAACTATGCAAGAAAATTATAGACAAATTGGCGGGAAATCGCCCTTAAATGAGCTGACTTTAAGTCTTTGTCAAAAACTTAATTTAAAATGCGAAAATTCAAGCACAAAAAAAGAATGGAAATTTGATTTTGTGAATTTATATGTCTCGCCTTTTGCTAAAGAAGTTTTGCAAAAATATAAACTCACTCAAAATGATGAAATCGTGCTTTTTCCACTTTATCCTCATCATTCTCAAACCACAGTAGGCTCATCTGTTGAGGTTTTAAAAAAAGAAATCGCACAATTAAATTGCAAGGCTGAACTTAAAATCGTAGAGGTATTTTACAAACATCAATTTTATAACCAAATGCTTGTTGATGATATTCTTAAGGCTAAGCAAAAATTCACCGTGGCTAAAACCTTGATTTTTTCAGCACATTCTTTGCCAATTTCCCTTATCAAAAAAGGCGATTTGTATGAAAAACATGTTGTAGAACATACAGAAATTTTAAAAGAAAAGCTCAAAGATAATTTTGATGAATTCATACTTTCTTATCAATCTAGGCTCGGTCCTGTGAAATGGCTTGAGCCTCATACGGGAAATATTTTGGCGAATTTAAAAAATGAAGCTTTGATTTATCCTATTTCTTTTTGCATTGATTGTTCAGAAAGTGTTTTTGAACTTGAAATTGAATACAGAAAGATTGCACAAAAAGATTATAAAGTGATTGCTTGTCCTAATGATAGTGAGAATTTTATGAAATTCATTTTAATGGATTTAGAAAATTTATGA
- the maf gene encoding septum formation inhibitor Maf translates to MLYLISSSSSRANLLQNARLAFKQIKFDFDENFDKNIPASLYVQRVVLEKERQFCEKMSLDFKDKTLLFADSIVCVKEQILTKARNKEEAYKMLDLQSNQSVNILSAFILKSPQKQIFSLSKTTLFFKEFEPKDVENYVENDFYKGKAGAISCESFHKKYIINRIGNLDTALGLDTLTLKAYL, encoded by the coding sequence ATGCTCTATCTGATTTCAAGCTCTTCTTCTCGTGCAAATTTGCTTCAAAACGCAAGATTAGCTTTTAAGCAAATCAAATTTGATTTTGATGAAAATTTTGATAAAAATATCCCTGCAAGTCTTTATGTGCAAAGAGTGGTGTTAGAAAAAGAGAGACAATTTTGCGAAAAAATGAGCCTTGATTTTAAGGATAAAACTCTTCTTTTTGCTGATAGCATAGTGTGTGTGAAAGAACAAATTCTCACTAAGGCAAGGAATAAAGAAGAAGCTTATAAAATGCTTGATTTACAAAGCAATCAAAGTGTGAATATTTTGAGTGCTTTTATCTTAAAGAGCCCTCAAAAACAGATTTTTTCCCTTTCTAAAACCACGCTTTTTTTTAAAGAATTTGAGCCTAAAGATGTAGAAAATTATGTAGAAAATGATTTTTATAAGGGTAAAGCAGGAGCAATTTCTTGTGAGAGCTTTCATAAGAAATACATTATCAATCGTATAGGGAATTTAGACACTGCTTTGGGGCTTGATACCTTAACTTTAAAGGCTTATTTATGA
- a CDS encoding type VI secretion system Vgr family protein — translation MSLNSYMNLDILNSTSNPLPFKITKALIKESFEELFSIECEGFFESLEQDLFSLNTLTNTLSNPSTPTTFNFHPNVLIDQEAVLSINNPYENNTLNFDNNEVKNYKGIITYIKYLGINHESALNINDSTSNTKQIKYKHFFSFKLESVLLRLSLNKANRIYTHTNIIEVIKQTLGFYQDILHKQIDYSNIHFNYETEELISQYNESDLDFITRLTHNNGVFFYEDENTIYFCDVYKNVKSKEIEYNPNVNNILNQACISSIYKEQSLRTNSFTHSSISSNTPLNLLSLHSSKVPYEQELNNKAYYNEHFYESEYSFTRSIDLKTKPFLKEKRALVLNESLLAKSNIYHLSLGDFITLNDKEFNLDGLSDENTKSQDNTSLLKDFIIIANTQILMDDAILANSINTNDHLNLKDLKLSKSYSNTLTLLKKNIIFTPSFKAKPKAPNSTQGIVIGESKDIESERNTIYTDEYGRVKVRINLYANQEELDEKESLYHHTPFLRVASSIASNHSGFFHTPRIGDEVIISFLDDDIDKPYVSSSLYNGTNPSLVNLPFNDHQTSLSSKTIGANEEGYNELTLSNIKDKEQIYLKAQKDYDELVQHNFTQRILNDKDSIVDGIYNERIKKIHTQTIDLAKNVNVGGEYLTNVGLSKDTIVGLSNTLNVGVDNKVRIAKNSHEFVGENKDIEIGSNQNTIIHKDEIRNIKGNKKEVVEGHYDVNISDKMQVLSEKEMNYKSKDNILFTSNESIGFESDKNTSMVADNITTYAKTIHELKADSEATIQVGETIINAKPDCVIIKAGGIEVLIDSNGLVVKGGEIKAE, via the coding sequence ATGTCCCTTAATTCTTATATGAATCTTGATATTTTAAACTCTACTTCAAATCCCTTACCCTTTAAAATCACTAAAGCCCTCATCAAAGAAAGTTTTGAAGAACTTTTTTCTATAGAATGTGAAGGCTTTTTTGAAAGCTTAGAGCAAGATTTATTTTCTTTAAATACTTTAACCAATACTTTATCTAATCCAAGCACCCCTACAACTTTTAATTTTCATCCTAATGTTTTAATCGATCAAGAAGCTGTTTTAAGTATCAATAATCCTTATGAGAATAATACCTTAAACTTTGATAATAATGAGGTAAAGAACTATAAGGGAATTATCACTTATATAAAATATCTAGGCATTAATCATGAAAGTGCTTTAAATATTAATGATAGCACTTCAAATACTAAGCAAATAAAATACAAGCATTTTTTTTCTTTTAAACTTGAATCAGTCTTACTAAGACTTTCTTTAAATAAAGCCAATCGTATTTATACTCATACAAATATTATAGAAGTGATCAAGCAAACCCTTGGTTTTTATCAAGATATATTGCACAAACAAATCGATTATTCTAACATACATTTTAATTATGAAACCGAGGAGCTCATCTCTCAATACAATGAAAGTGATTTAGACTTTATTACAAGATTAACCCATAATAATGGAGTCTTTTTTTATGAAGATGAGAACACTATTTATTTTTGTGATGTCTATAAAAATGTAAAAAGTAAAGAAATTGAGTATAATCCTAATGTTAATAATATTTTAAATCAAGCTTGTATTTCTTCTATTTATAAAGAGCAAAGCTTAAGGACTAATTCTTTTACCCACTCTAGTATCTCTTCTAACACTCCTTTAAATCTTTTATCTTTACACTCCAGTAAAGTTCCTTATGAACAAGAACTTAACAATAAAGCTTATTATAATGAACACTTTTATGAGAGCGAATATTCTTTTACAAGAAGCATTGATTTAAAGACTAAGCCTTTTCTTAAAGAAAAAAGAGCCTTGGTCTTAAATGAAAGTTTGTTAGCAAAAAGCAATATCTATCATCTTAGCTTAGGAGATTTTATCACTTTAAATGATAAGGAGTTTAATCTTGATGGATTGAGTGATGAAAATACAAAAAGTCAAGACAATACTTCTTTACTTAAAGACTTTATTATTATTGCCAATACTCAAATTTTAATGGATGATGCCATCTTAGCTAATTCTATTAATACTAATGATCATTTAAATTTAAAAGATTTAAAGCTGAGTAAATCTTATTCTAATACTTTAACTTTATTAAAAAAGAATATTATCTTTACTCCAAGTTTTAAAGCTAAACCTAAAGCTCCTAATAGCACTCAAGGTATTGTTATAGGAGAGAGTAAGGATATAGAAAGTGAGAGAAATACTATTTATACTGATGAGTATGGAAGGGTTAAGGTAAGAATTAATCTTTATGCCAATCAAGAAGAATTAGATGAAAAAGAAAGTTTATATCATCACACTCCTTTTTTAAGAGTAGCTTCTAGTATAGCAAGTAATCATTCAGGCTTTTTTCATACTCCAAGAATAGGAGATGAAGTGATTATTTCTTTTTTAGATGATGATATAGATAAACCTTATGTGAGCTCTAGTTTGTATAATGGGACTAATCCAAGTTTAGTAAATCTTCCTTTTAATGATCATCAAACCTCTCTTTCTTCTAAGACCATAGGTGCAAATGAAGAAGGTTATAATGAACTCACTCTCTCAAATATAAAAGATAAAGAACAAATTTATTTAAAAGCCCAAAAAGATTATGATGAATTAGTGCAACATAATTTCACTCAAAGAATCTTAAATGATAAAGATTCTATAGTGGATGGAATTTATAATGAAAGGATTAAAAAGATTCATACTCAAACCATAGACCTAGCTAAAAATGTCAATGTAGGAGGAGAATATTTAACCAATGTAGGTTTATCTAAAGATACTATAGTGGGGTTAAGCAATACTTTAAATGTAGGAGTAGATAATAAAGTAAGAATAGCTAAAAACTCTCATGAGTTTGTAGGAGAAAACAAAGACATAGAAATAGGATCTAATCAAAATACTATTATACATAAGGATGAGATAAGAAACATCAAAGGGAATAAGAAGGAAGTGGTTGAGGGGCATTATGATGTTAATATCAGCGATAAAATGCAAGTGTTAAGTGAAAAAGAGATGAATTATAAAAGCAAAGACAATATTCTTTTTACAAGTAATGAATCCATAGGATTTGAAAGTGATAAAAATACAAGCATGGTAGCTGATAATATCACAACTTATGCAAAAACTATTCATGAGTTAAAAGCCGATAGCGAGGCGACTATACAAGTAGGGGAAACAATTATCAATGCAAAACCTGATTGTGTGATTATCAAAGCAGGTGGAATAGAAGTGCTTATAGACTCTAATGGACTTGTGGTTAAAGGTGGAGAGATTAAAGCAGAGTAG
- the alaS gene encoding alanine--tRNA ligase codes for MDIRSEFLNFFKSKGHEITPSSPLVPDDSSLLFTNAGMVPFKSIFTGEIPVPKPPRKTSCQTCIRAGGKHNDLDNVGYTARHHTFFEMLGNFSFGDYFKKDAIAYAWEFVTEILKFPKDRLYVTIHTDDDEAFELWQKFISKERIYRFGDKDNFWQMGDTGPCGPCSEIFYDQGEEHFKGEEDYMGGEGDRFLEIWNLVFMQYERNSDGSLTPLPKPSIDTGMGLERITAIKEGKFSNFDSSLFMPLIDTLSKLCKKSYVYEEGASFRVIADHIRSSVFLLAQGVSFDKEGRGYVLRRILRRALRHGYLLGFKEPFMYKLVDKVCELMGGHYSYLNEKKEFVKEQIKLEEERFLSTIENGIEIFNEELAKTQKIFSGEVAFKLYDTYGFPLDLTADMLREKGLLVDEDKFDFLMQEQKNRAKASWKGSGDKNTSGDFKNLLEKFKQNIFSGYENTCEKSKILALLDENFKEISKLKTGQIGWIMLESTPFYATSGGQVGDTGKIGQSPVLDTQKFFNLNLSQVKAEENLESGQVVLARIDTEKRQQIARHHSATHLLHFALRKILGTHISQAGSLVEFNKLRFDFTHPKALSKEELESIENLVNEMILNSHEAKLEILPLDEAKKSGAIALFNEKYQEKVRVLTLGESKELCGGTHVENTAQIGSFFIIKESGVSAGVRRIEAVVSKAALNFNQKNIEALNILKEELKTNDLLSGIKKLKNELLELKNELKNSHKEELHSKEINGTQICVQCVDRGDIKAMIDEFKNGFNQAVVLLLQVKNGKITLAAGVKNCPLKAGEIVKNAALILGGNGGGRDDFATAGGKDLSKIDEALKQSLISIENGLKN; via the coding sequence ATGGATATTAGAAGTGAATTTTTAAATTTTTTTAAGTCAAAAGGGCATGAAATCACTCCTTCAAGCCCTTTAGTACCCGATGATTCAAGTTTGCTTTTTACAAATGCTGGAATGGTGCCTTTTAAAAGTATATTTACAGGAGAAATTCCAGTGCCTAAGCCTCCGAGAAAAACGAGCTGTCAAACTTGCATTCGTGCCGGAGGAAAACATAATGATTTAGACAATGTCGGTTACACAGCAAGACATCATACTTTTTTTGAAATGTTAGGAAATTTCAGCTTTGGGGATTATTTTAAAAAAGATGCCATTGCTTATGCGTGGGAATTTGTAACTGAAATTTTGAAATTTCCAAAAGACAGACTTTATGTTACCATTCATACTGATGATGATGAAGCTTTTGAACTTTGGCAAAAATTCATCAGTAAAGAAAGAATTTATAGATTTGGAGATAAGGATAATTTTTGGCAAATGGGCGATACAGGACCTTGCGGACCTTGCAGTGAAATTTTTTATGATCAGGGTGAAGAGCATTTTAAAGGCGAAGAGGATTATATGGGCGGAGAAGGAGACCGCTTTTTAGAAATTTGGAATTTGGTCTTTATGCAATATGAAAGAAACAGCGATGGAAGTTTAACGCCTTTACCAAAACCAAGCATTGATACAGGTATGGGACTTGAGAGAATTACAGCGATTAAAGAGGGAAAATTCAGTAATTTTGACAGCTCTTTATTTATGCCCTTGATTGACACTCTTTCTAAACTTTGTAAAAAAAGCTATGTGTATGAGGAGGGAGCGAGTTTTAGAGTGATAGCTGATCATATTCGTTCAAGTGTTTTTTTACTCGCTCAAGGTGTGAGTTTTGATAAAGAAGGCAGGGGTTATGTATTGCGTAGAATTTTACGCAGGGCTTTAAGGCATGGATATTTGTTAGGGTTTAAAGAACCTTTTATGTATAAACTTGTTGATAAGGTTTGTGAGCTTATGGGTGGGCATTATAGCTATCTTAATGAAAAAAAAGAATTTGTTAAAGAGCAAATCAAACTTGAAGAAGAGAGATTTTTAAGCACTATTGAAAATGGTATTGAAATTTTTAATGAAGAACTTGCCAAAACGCAAAAGATTTTTAGCGGAGAAGTTGCCTTTAAACTTTATGATACTTATGGATTTCCTTTGGATTTAACTGCAGATATGTTAAGAGAAAAAGGACTTTTAGTTGATGAGGATAAATTTGATTTTTTAATGCAAGAGCAAAAAAATCGTGCTAAGGCTTCGTGGAAAGGAAGTGGAGATAAAAATACAAGCGGAGATTTTAAAAATTTACTTGAAAAATTTAAGCAAAATATTTTTAGTGGCTATGAAAATACTTGTGAAAAAAGTAAAATTCTCGCACTTTTAGATGAGAATTTTAAAGAAATTTCTAAGCTTAAAACCGGACAAATTGGTTGGATAATGTTAGAATCCACCCCATTTTATGCTACAAGCGGAGGGCAGGTCGGTGATACAGGAAAAATCGGTCAAAGCCCCGTTTTGGATACACAAAAATTCTTTAATCTCAATCTTAGTCAGGTTAAAGCCGAAGAAAATTTAGAAAGCGGACAAGTTGTTTTAGCACGTATTGACACAGAAAAAAGACAACAAATTGCAAGACACCATTCAGCCACTCATTTGCTTCATTTTGCTCTAAGAAAAATTCTAGGAACTCATATCTCTCAAGCCGGTTCTTTGGTGGAATTTAATAAATTAAGATTTGATTTTACTCATCCTAAGGCTTTAAGCAAAGAAGAGCTTGAAAGTATCGAAAATTTAGTCAATGAGATGATTTTAAATTCTCACGAAGCCAAGCTTGAAATTCTGCCCTTAGATGAGGCTAAAAAAAGCGGTGCAATCGCTTTGTTTAACGAGAAATATCAAGAAAAAGTGCGTGTTTTAACCTTAGGTGAAAGTAAGGAGCTTTGCGGGGGAACTCATGTTGAAAATACAGCACAAATTGGCAGTTTTTTTATCATCAAAGAAAGTGGGGTGAGTGCTGGGGTAAGGCGCATTGAAGCGGTTGTTTCTAAGGCGGCTTTAAATTTTAATCAAAAAAATATTGAAGCATTAAATATTCTTAAAGAAGAGCTTAAAACAAATGATTTATTAAGCGGGATTAAAAAACTTAAAAACGAGCTTTTAGAGCTTAAAAACGAGCTTAAAAATTCTCATAAAGAAGAACTTCATTCAAAAGAAATCAACGGGACTCAAATTTGTGTTCAATGTGTTGATAGGGGCGATATTAAGGCGATGATTGATGAGTTTAAGAATGGGTTTAATCAAGCTGTGGTGCTGTTATTGCAAGTGAAAAATGGAAAAATCACCCTTGCAGCAGGAGTGAAAAATTGCCCTTTAAAAGCGGGAGAAATCGTTAAAAACGCCGCTCTTATTTTAGGTGGAAATGGAGGCGGAAGAGATGATTTTGCAACAGCTGGAGGAAAAGATTTAAGCAAGATTGACGAGGCTTTAAAACAAAGTTTAATTTCTATAGAAAATGGACTTAAAAATTAA
- a CDS encoding DegT/DnrJ/EryC1/StrS family aminotransferase: protein MKFINLLAQYHAYKQEIDTEIFNILENSSFIGGSQLEEFEKNLASFVGVKHAIGCSSGTSALDLSLKALKEDEKDEVIVPSFTFIATAEMVVLNGLKPVFVDINTQDFNLNFENVKKAITPKTKAVIAVSMFGQMSDLESLNQLCEENQIILIEDGAQSFGASFKGRKSCSIAQISCTSFFPSKPLGAYGDGGAIFVNDDDLAQKIRILLNHGQTQRYKHEFIGINARLDTLQAAILNVKLKHFQKELEKRQVIARIYDENLKNCKVPEIKKHCISAYAQYSVLVENRAKVIEAFEKAKVPYAVHYPIPLHKQTCFKAFNDLTLKNTEFVSKHILSLPFSAFLSEDEQARVIEIFAKF from the coding sequence ATGAAATTTATTAATCTTTTGGCACAATATCACGCTTACAAACAAGAAATTGATACAGAAATTTTTAATATTTTAGAAAATTCTTCATTCATAGGTGGGAGTCAATTAGAAGAATTTGAAAAGAATTTAGCCTCTTTTGTCGGCGTTAAACACGCTATTGGTTGCTCTAGTGGCACAAGTGCTTTGGATTTAAGCTTAAAAGCCTTAAAAGAAGATGAAAAAGATGAGGTTATTGTGCCAAGTTTTACTTTCATTGCAACGGCTGAAATGGTGGTTTTAAATGGTTTAAAACCTGTTTTTGTCGATATAAATACTCAAGATTTTAACTTAAATTTTGAAAATGTTAAAAAAGCCATCACCCCAAAAACTAAAGCGGTCATAGCGGTGAGTATGTTTGGACAAATGAGTGATTTAGAAAGTTTAAATCAACTTTGTGAAGAAAATCAAATCATTCTCATCGAAGACGGGGCTCAAAGTTTTGGAGCGAGTTTTAAAGGCAGAAAATCTTGTTCTATTGCCCAAATTTCTTGCACGAGTTTTTTTCCGTCAAAACCTTTAGGTGCTTATGGAGACGGCGGAGCGATTTTTGTCAATGATGATGATTTGGCTCAAAAAATAAGAATTTTACTCAATCACGGACAAACTCAACGTTATAAACACGAATTCATAGGCATTAACGCAAGACTTGACACCTTACAAGCTGCGATTTTGAATGTGAAGTTAAAACATTTTCAAAAAGAGCTTGAAAAAAGACAAGTTATCGCTAGAATTTATGATGAAAATCTTAAAAATTGCAAGGTTCCTGAGATTAAAAAACATTGCATCAGTGCTTATGCGCAATATAGCGTTTTGGTAGAAAATAGAGCCAAAGTGATAGAAGCTTTTGAAAAAGCAAAGGTGCCCTATGCTGTGCATTATCCGATTCCACTTCACAAACAAACTTGTTTTAAGGCTTTTAATGATTTAACTCTTAAAAATACAGAATTTGTAAGCAAACATATACTCTCTTTGCCATTTTCTGCATTTTTAAGTGAAGATGAACAAGCAAGAGTGATTGAAATTTTTGCAAAATTTTAG
- the tssG gene encoding type VI secretion system baseplate subunit TssG, with translation MNNLASYSFFKLIKKLEKDYGRKNIFLRTNKSLKHPNKDIEKIIFSEHEQSVIELFINFMGLHGVSSQLPSFMLDKLSRNEDGDQGWTLFFDFFNHYLLWIFFDVVSLKNYPRSFNENFKDSISKILFSMLGIKEYDIAKKYLPFAPLLLSLRRPKTHIERVLQANFKLKDKLSIIENLPHQILISDSQKNKLGIKNHTLGNNFILGDKFISYQNKIAIYIKDISYQEAIKYMPNGSKYNDLKNSIMFLTNNEFCVDLYLKINYSSEMKFVLGEENTAKLGWAKILGNVQKKYTIVYMKLCE, from the coding sequence ATGAACAATCTTGCTTCATATAGTTTTTTTAAATTAATAAAAAAATTAGAAAAAGACTATGGAAGAAAGAATATATTTTTAAGGACAAATAAAAGTTTAAAACATCCAAATAAAGATATAGAAAAAATCATTTTTTCAGAACACGAACAATCAGTTATAGAATTGTTTATAAATTTCATGGGGCTGCATGGAGTCTCTTCACAACTTCCTTCATTTATGCTAGATAAACTGTCAAGAAATGAAGATGGCGATCAGGGTTGGACTCTATTCTTTGATTTTTTTAATCATTATTTACTTTGGATATTTTTTGATGTAGTAAGTTTAAAAAATTACCCTCGATCTTTTAATGAAAATTTCAAAGATTCAATTTCAAAAATTTTATTTAGCATGTTGGGAATTAAAGAATACGATATTGCAAAAAAATACTTACCATTTGCACCTTTATTATTGAGCTTAAGACGCCCAAAAACACACATTGAAAGAGTTTTGCAAGCCAATTTTAAACTTAAGGATAAATTATCAATTATTGAAAACCTGCCACATCAAATTTTAATTTCAGATTCTCAAAAAAATAAATTAGGGATAAAGAATCATACTCTAGGAAATAATTTTATATTAGGTGATAAATTTATCTCTTATCAAAACAAAATAGCGATCTATATAAAGGATATTTCATATCAAGAAGCAATTAAGTATATGCCAAATGGTTCTAAATATAATGATTTAAAAAATAGTATAATGTTTTTAACAAATAATGAATTTTGTGTTGATTTATATCTTAAAATCAACTATTCTTCAGAAATGAAGTTTGTATTAGGAGAAGAAAATACTGCCAAGCTTGGTTGGGCAAAAATTTTAGGTAATGTGCAAAAAAAATATACAATAGTATATATGAAACTATGTGAATAA
- a CDS encoding Gfo/Idh/MocA family protein: MKIGIIGLGKMGQNHLKELSKNPKFTINALFDLNQNLNSHAPFFQNLDEFLAQNNDCVIIATPTNTHLELAKKLFGQVKTLLIEKPLAINLKEIEEIQKLAISYQNNIAIGFCERFNPAVLTLKQELKNEKIISINIQRYSPYPTRILDIGVLQDLAVHDLDLLYFLSKQRITKAEILKKSTQNKHRESESILACECENFIACVHQSWNSSQKLRKIHLITQNHFFEADLNEFSLKKDGKELQMISLNSPLFSEHNALFDLALSQQNDLACIEDAYAVQELLERCE; this comes from the coding sequence ATGAAAATTGGTATAATCGGACTTGGAAAAATGGGACAAAATCATCTCAAAGAACTCTCTAAAAATCCAAAATTTACTATCAATGCTCTTTTTGATTTGAATCAAAACTTAAATTCTCACGCTCCTTTTTTTCAAAATTTAGATGAATTTTTAGCTCAAAATAATGATTGCGTTATCATTGCAACTCCTACAAATACGCATTTAGAATTAGCAAAAAAGCTTTTTGGTCAAGTTAAAACTTTATTGATTGAAAAACCTTTAGCTATAAATTTAAAAGAGATTGAAGAGATTCAAAAACTCGCAATTTCTTATCAAAATAATATTGCAATCGGTTTTTGCGAGAGATTTAATCCCGCCGTTTTGACCTTAAAACAAGAATTAAAAAACGAAAAAATCATTAGCATCAATATACAAAGATACTCGCCTTACCCCACTCGCATTCTTGATATTGGAGTCTTGCAAGATTTAGCAGTTCATGATTTGGATTTGCTTTATTTTTTAAGTAAGCAAAGAATCACAAAAGCAGAAATTTTAAAAAAGAGCACTCAAAATAAGCACAGAGAAAGTGAAAGCATACTTGCTTGTGAGTGTGAAAATTTCATCGCTTGTGTGCATCAAAGCTGGAATAGCTCTCAAAAGCTTAGAAAAATTCATCTCATCACTCAAAACCACTTTTTTGAAGCCGATTTAAATGAATTTAGCCTTAAAAAAGACGGAAAGGAATTGCAAATGATCAGCTTGAATTCTCCGCTTTTTTCGGAGCATAATGCCTTATTTGATTTAGCTTTGTCTCAACAGAATGATTTGGCTTGTATCGAAGATGCTTATGCAGTGCAAGAGCTTTTAGAAAGGTGCGAATGA